CGTTCTGGGTTACACAGTATGTCAAAATATTTTGCCTTTAGAGACGTAGGACATAATCGCAGTGTCTggaagttttttttaatgtttgtcaATAGGTTTAATTGGTGaacatttccttttctctcctctagGACATTCCTGGTGGGCTCAGAAGAGTTTCTACCATGGAGTCCATCTCTATGATGGGAAGCTCTAAGAGCCTGGAAACTTTTTTACCTAACGGCATAAATGGTATCAAAGATGCAAGGAAGGTCACGGTGGGCGTCATAGGAAGTGGGGATTTTGCCAAGTCTCTGACCATTCGGCTTATCAGGTGTGGCTATCACGTGGTCATAGGAAGCAGAAATCCTAAGTTTGCATCTGAGTTTTTTCCTCATGTGGTCGATGTCACCCACCACGAAgatgctttaacaaaaacaaacataatatTCGTGGCTATCCATAGAGAACACTACACCTCCCTGTGGGACCTGAGACACCTGCTTGTGGGCAAAATCCTGATCGATGTGAGCAACAACATGCGGGTGAACCAGTACCCAGAATCCAACGCGGAGTACCTGGCCTCACTATTCCCAGATTCCTTGATTGTCAAAGGATTTAATGTGATCTCAGCTTGGGCACTTCAGTTAGGGCCCAAGGATGCCAGCCGCCAGGTATGCGTGGCCTTACTGTTATTGTTTGTCTGCTGTTTTCTAGTCAGGTAAACCAAGGTCTAGTGCATTTCAGTGATTGTTTGAAAACTGCGTATAGCCACGTGAAGACGGGATTCCAGCCTTGTAAAGGTACATGTCTCTTCAGACAGTGATGTGAACACTTGATAAAATGAGATGGATTTTTCTATAATAATCAGCTAATTAAAGAGTGATGTTTGCTGATGTGACATGTGACACATTACATTCACACTCCAGAATTTCTAAAGACTATTGCaagtgcttttgtttttaagctctttctgcccttcctttcttcctctttccccctttctgtctttttgtAGCTCCTTGGTAGTACAGTATTCCATCTCTGAATGAAATAAGACTtcatagccaggtgtggtagctcaggcctgtaatcccaggactctgggaggcagagacgagagaactctatgagttggaggccagcctggtctataaagtgagtccaggacagccaaggctacacagagaaaccctgtctcaaaaaaaccaaaaaaccaataagcaagcaagcaaaaagttAGGACTTCATATAACTCTTAAGAATCCTTGAGAATAACCTTTGTGTTTTTCATGGATTAAGGTTTTATAGCATATAACGTGAAGTGTTTTTAAGCACAGATTTTAAACGGTGGGGCAGGTAGGCAGAGATAGACTGAGTTTCTCAGACTTACTCTCAGCCTACAAGCCTCGTTCGGTTTGTGAATGAGACAGATGGCAGGTTCTGTTAATGCTTCTGGAATAAGAGCATctctaagaaaacacagagacaGGCCCCTTTAAAAGTCCTCTAGCGCTGTGCTTAGGAATTATATCTGATGGCTGTGGTAAAAGgactttctcatttttcttcataaaGACAGGTaattatggggctggagaaatggctcagcagttaagagtatgtTCTGTTCTTGGAGAGGACAGtaatttggttctcagcactcacactgggtagctcacaaacacctgtaaccccaactcggggcctctgaggacacctgcacacaagtgcacaaACTCCCACACACTGTAAACCTTTAAAAAGACAGTTAATTACATTGCTTATCCAGTAAATGCTGTATAAGTTTATACTGTGCATCAGGATCGTGAAATCTATATCGAGTACTTTCCATCACTGTGACTCAAGTCCCTGGACTTCAGGGAGCCATATTTactttgcttacagtttcagagggtttgcTCTGTCACGGTGGGGAAGAATGCAGGAGCAGTGCCATTCACATCCTGCTggccttctcctttctcttcactgACTCAGTTGAAGACTGCTACTTCAAATACAGTCACATTGACTATTGGCTATCACAGTAGCCATTTACTTCcaagtctgtctgtttctctctccttgccccccttcttgctttcagttttgagacagtttcacaaTTTAGTCCacgctggccttaaacttgctgcagtctccttcctcagcctcccaaatattGGGATTATAGACTTAAGCCACCATACCCCTCAAGTATTTGAAAGGCGTACATGCTTTTCCCTGGGTTTCTTTCATTGCTCTGTGCTAGTGATGAGACTCGGCCTTGCACAGGCTAGGCAAGTGTTTGATCATGAACCACACTCAAGTTCTAGAgactgtcctttctttctttattattaaaaaaagaaaaaaaaagaaaacatatcctGTAATGTTTGGCAAATTCAAGCCAGGGCCTGTGAGACAAAGTTGACATAATCTCTTGCTCATATTCAtgatcatttaaatttttaatgagaAGGAAAAAACTCATGGAACAGCGATTAAATTCAAATTCAAAATGAGCTACGAGCTCTATCATGACAAGAGCCACATAAGTGGTACTTCATGATGCTCGGTGCCCTTAGTTTTGAATGTTTCACTTAGCGTTCTAGATTTGTTATCGCATGGTCTCATTTATAGACTTttctccaaataaaaaaaaaaagggtttgcACCACCATTTCACACCTGCAAGATGTTAATGTAAATGCTTTCCTTAATTCTTTGCTACAAAAGAGTTCCCATTTTAGAAATCCATATTTGTTTAGCACAGAGTTGATGGCTCATCTGGCTGTTGTTGGCTGAGATGCAAAACCCCAAATCTGAGCTTTGTGTGATCACCTTTGTGTAAATAGGAATGGCATATGCAAAAGCATGGCCTCTTTCAGAGCCTTGCACAAATGTCTCCAGAGATGTATTTGGAAATTTGTTTTCCTCAGACATGGCTAGAGACTTTGCACGGATGTTTTTCTAGCCCTGAGTGAGATGATCTACCTGTTCAGAGCAGTAGCTCGCTCCAGCAGTGAACTTGAGGTTCAACAGATTCTTGTTGAATTTTCGAGTATATTACAGCCTCAGAGAGGTTTTAAGCTTCCTCATTAGAGTTCCTATAGAGATCTGTTTAGTCTTAGAAAACGATAGTCCCCATTCTGTTTAAATTAATTAAACCTTATAGAATCATCATTTTACTAAGAAATTGTATGTGCTCACTAACAAAGCAGTGTACCTGGAACTATTCCAGTGTTTTATAGATAGTAAATTGGCCTCTAGATGTAAATTTTATAGGGAGCCTGGCATCATGACACAATTTGTACATTTTACTTGCAAAAGCCGCCACCTCAAGTCCATGTGCATGTGCACTCTGGCTGGATGAAGAGTAAAGGGCAGTGCTTTCCATCACTCTGCTAGGCAGAGCCTCTACATTCCTAGAAGTATGACTTGTCCACAGGAGCGAGGAGATCCAGCCTCATCCTTATAAGCTGGGTTGGGAGGATATGGCCACACAGACCTTTGGGGAACAATGTGCCTTTCCTTGTGGCTGCCGGTGACCGTGGTGCCATAGAAGGTCACACCTCCTCTTCCAGAAGCCTCCCTTGCATGGGGACCTCTTTGAGCCTTCAAGGTTACAGCTAGATTCTCCTTACTTTCATCATAGGTGGCagagactttaatttatttttattgcaccATTTTAAATCTTTTAAGATAGTAACAAATCTAACCATAACATGACATTTTTTATTAATCTATTGTTAATGTTTAAAACTGGTAATAGTACCTATGATAGTATTTGCTCTAAATCTGTTGACTGATTTACAGTTAGCAATCACATTTTCTTGTCTTCACTCACTAGCCTCGCTAGAGGTTGTTAAAAACATGCAGCCAGGTGCGGGGGTGCACTCCTgtgatccagcactcagggaggtagaggcaagctgatctctgtgagtttgaggacagcccggtctacaaagcaagtcccaggacagccaaggctacacagagacaccctgtcttaaagaaaagaaaaagaaaaaggaaacactcAAAACAACTACAACGAAAACAGTGCACCATAGATTGAGTAGAGTTTGTAACTGACCATAGGACGTTCGCGAGCAGCTGTGCTAACAAGCCTTTTGGCTTTCCTTGCAGGTTTATATATGCAGCAACAACATCCAAGCTCGACAACAGGTTATTGAACTCGCCCGTCAGCTGAATTTCATTCCTGTTGACTTGGGATCTTTATCATCCGCCAAGGAGATTGAAAATTTACCCCTGCGACTGTTTACTCTCTGGAGGGGGCCGGTGGTGGTAGCCATAAGCTTggccacatttttctttctttattcctttgtcAGAGATGTAATACATCCATATGCCAGAAACCAGCAGAGTGACTTTTACAAGATTCCCATTGAGATTGTGAACAAAACCTTGCCTATAGTCGCCATTACTTTGCTGTCCCTGGCATACCTGGCCGGCCTCCTGGCAGCCGCCTATCAGCTTTACTATGGCACCAAGTATCGCAGGTTCCCTCCCTGGCTGGATACATGGCTTCAGTGCAGGAAGCAGCTGGGTTTGCTCAGCTTTTTCTTTGCCGTTGTCCACGTTGCCTACAGCCTCTGCTTGCCGATGAGAAGGTCAGAAAGATACTTGTTTCTCAACATGGCTTATCAGCAGGTACTGGGCATGCTTGTTCTTCATCTGGCTCTAGTGTGGAACCTTAGGAGGCACTGTAAAATCTGAGTTAACGTGGTGTAAATGTGTATATACTCTAAATGGCATTTTTCCTTTGGTATATTTAGGGAGGGAaagtactgtttttttgttttgttttgttttgttttttctagacagggtttccttgtatCAGTGTACGTTGCTCTTCTGTATAGCTGTGTAGATTATTAGAGAGgaatatttttggtttggttttgagacagggcctccctatgtagccctcactggcctggaacttgctgtgtaaatGAGGCTGGGCTCAAAattacagagacctgcctgcctcggccttgtgagggctgggattaaaggcatgagccgcCACACCCAATGGACAGGAATTTGGTTAGAGCTTTTTCAACATCACAGCCCCAAAGATTCTTTCAGGATGTTGATAGgagtggctttttaaaaaatatatacgtAAGTATGCTTTGTAACTGAAACTGGACAAAGTTAAGATGGTATTAAGAATATGTTTCCTTCCACCGTAAATCAAATTTAAGCTACATACGTAGATCAATGTTTCAGCTGAAGGAGTCCAACTCTTGACTTGTGCTCCAGTTATATTGTTTGTGGATAAACAAATAATTCTAGAAATATTCACTATGCAGATTGCCAGACATAAATTCGTAGTTAAACCACACTTGATTGATGTGTATTAGCAATATAAGGGAAggatttttagaaaaatattgcAAATAAATGAAGCAATTGGGAGTTTGAAGGTACATTAATGAGGTAATTCAAATGAACAGATATTTCAGCTCCATCTCCTTATCCTGAGGAAATTTTGGTTTCCAGGAAAGAAAGGTTAAGAAAGAAACTATTGACATTGGGTGAAGAAGGTAATTTTGCCGTCGCTGCCTGGCTTCTAAGTTAAACTTAGCAGAGCATACCCAAAACATTCAGCCACATGTATACCAACCCATAGAAGCACCTCAGAATTGAGTCTGACTACAAATCCTTCTGTCACTTGAAAACAAATACTTCTGTCCATTGGCATTCCATGGTCATGGACTGCAGAGTCTCTGCAGTAGCAACTCACTGTAAACATGATAGCACAGGcctacccccaccccctttccatgCTTGAAAAGGAGGTGTCTTAGTCCTGTTTTGATTTCCCCTTATTCCCTGTCTGGAATAATACTAAGAAGAGGTTATCCAGAATAGTTCATTATGCTAAATTAGTATTATTGATCTTAAAAACGATCATAAATGGCCTGGTTCTTCTTTGACCAAGAATAAGTGATATATAGAATCAGCTAATATTCTCCTGAGTAAAGGAAATtcatatttgttttcttgttaggTTCATGCAAATATCGAAAATGCCTGGAATGAGGAAGAGGTTTGGAGAATTGAAATGTACATCTCTTTTGGCATCATGAGCCTTGGGTTACTGTCCCTCCTGGCAGTCACTTCAATCCCGTCAGTGAGCAATGCTTTAAACTGGAGGGAATTCAGCTTTATTCAGGTATGTGGGCTTTTGTCTGGTAACACATTGAGCAGCATAGAGTTTCATTGTTAAGTTCAGTGGTAAATATGCTCCGTCTGATCAGAGTGCCTTTGAGGCTGTAACTGCATGTCCAGTTCATGCAACACATGGAGTTGGAGGCCAGATTTCAACCACTCTGGTTTAGTAAGGGAAGGCTGGCACATGATCACACAAGAAGGCTGTCGTAGCACTGTCTATCATGTTAGGAAGAGAGGGGGAAGTGGGCTTAGGGAAAATTTAGTGTTGAAAGTCAATTTCTTTTTACCTATTAAAAAAAGTTTACTTTTATGAGTGTTCTGCTCAAATGTATATTTGGATATCATGTACATGTCTGGTGCTCAGAGAGGTCTGAAGAAGGGGTCAGATCTTCTGGAAATGAAGTTTTGAACTGGTTTTGAGCCATCACGTGGGTGTTAAAAAATCAGTCCCAGGTTCTTCTGCCAGAACAAGTGTCTTTaactaaacactgagccatctcaccagcatcAGTTTGTTATTAGGcaaatgaacacacatgcacacacacagttataAGCACTGTCATGCTAGATAACTATGCTAATGGGTTGTGGCAACCAACTGGACTTGTAAATCTTCTTTATGCGTTTTAATATGTCAATCACAAACTAATGCACAAGCGTATCTGTAAAGAAAGCCAAAGAACACTTGAgttctttaaaaagttaaatttttACCTCCATTGATATCTgtatgtttacatttttaaatgtacatatatatttacatattatatattttatgtttctataatatatatgtgtatatatataatttatttatatatctaattatatataatatataacacataacatataacatataatatatatatatatatatttgggttCTTGCTCTATGGTCACAGTCTGTACTTCCTGATCCTAATGGTGTACAGCATAGTATATACCATATCTATAGTAGAGTCATTTGGTAGTatactatgttttattttgtccCTTGTCTATTGagggatttttttggggggagtgaGGAAGGGAGAAGGTGTTATGATAGGGTTTAGTCTATGTGATATTGACTGTTCCAGACTTTTCTCtgttccaggctggcctaaaacttagAGAGCTCCACACGCCTCTGCCtccgcagtgctgggattaaaagtatataCCACATGCCTGGCTGCTTTAGGAACCTTTTaaatagtgtttttattttttgaaaatgccatatatatgtatacaatgtgtttttattataTCCACTCTCCACTACTCCCCTCCAACTCACCCCTTTAAAGtcatgcaaaaaaaaatcttattcaaATTAAGGACAACCCATGTCtaaattcattttctctcttttgatcACACCTCAAAGGAAATGGAGGCCTTCTGTTAGACAGACACCTATCATCAGAGAGTTAGACGCATAATTGCAAACATTTTGCCTGCTAGAGAGCTGACATTTTCCTACTGAGCTTAGACATTACCTCACtgcactgatatcctacttttgCATAATATAAACTAGTTGTCAAAGTAAGTAGCCTTAATGTAATAGTATAGAGAACTGAAAAATGGTAACTTTTTAAACTATAAAATGACTGAAGTATTTTTAGTCATCTCATTTATTATGGTCAATAAGCCACTCCAATTTTATCATGTTTTTTATTAACTAGCATCGctgtatatatattacatatatgtatgcatgagaTTATTCTttgatatttaatatatatgtttatgcacATACCTCTATGCACCTATATACTCACTGTTTCACAGCTTTATACATAATATGTAGCAATTTGGATAGCTCCAACCactattttgctttttttgttgagACAGTTTCACTATGTAAGTCcgggctagcctcagactcatgaTGTAGATGAGgcttgctttgaatctgtaggcCTCGTTCCTCATCCTGCCTAGTACTGGACCACAGCCATGCACAACAATGACAGCTATATAACCTTTCTAAGGCATACGGATAGCATGCATATCTATATTAAAGAAAAGCTAGACGTTCTGATTACTAATCCCAGTAGTGGAGTCAGTCCCAAGGAcataaatcaaaatataaaaggTCCAAAGTGATACTATTTATAGCTGAAGATATTTGGCATCAGGATGATCAACACAAAGGGATGATTAAACTATACATATCCACTCAATAAAACATTACACAATTTCATGTTATGTTTTAATATGGCATGGAAATGCTTGTTTTGTACTAAATTAGGTAATGAGACTATTCAGTTTATGACATATGGCCTGATTTGTGCAAGAATGATGTACTATACATAAGTGTATATGGAAATTTATGAAACTGTCTTAAATTGCTTAATTCAGAATACAGTAGGTCAGTCACTTAAGATTAAAACATAAATAGGATATCTGCACAGGTTATTTTATGGTTGggtaatgtctttctttttccttcctttcccatctcAAGTCTACGCTTGGCTACGTTGCTCTGCTTATAAGTACTTTCCACGTGCTAATTTACGGATGGAAACGCGCTTTTGCAGAAGAGTACTACCGGTTTTACACACCGCCCAACTTCGTCCTTGCACTTGTTTTGCCCTCAATTGTAATTCTGGGTAAGATGGTTTTACTCCTCCCGTGCATAAGCCGAAAGCTAAAACGAATTAAAAAGGGCTGGGAAAAGAGCCAGTTTCTAGAAGAAGGCTTGGGAGGAACTGTTCCTCATCTGTCCCCAGAGAGAGTCACAGTGATGTGATGAAATGAGGCACTCACTGGTGCCACATACACTTCCATCCATGCCATTACTTTAGGACTTCCTCCACGCTCCCTGTGAGTGGACTGTCAGTTTGCTGCAGGATGAAACCTGGCAATGAGATTTCAGCTGAAATCACGATAGGATTTTCTTCAGGTTATTTTTTATAGATGTCACGTTGCAGCCAACATGCAATTTTGTATTCCACACATAGTGTTACAATCTAGGAGTATTTTCCTTTGTGCAACTGTATCAGTATTGTTATTTTAACTGTATTGCATAATCATGCAGAAATATTTGTAGTTAATAATATAGGTGAAATGTAATGTTTAGAACACTTGGCAAACTGGCAGAACT
This Meriones unguiculatus strain TT.TT164.6M chromosome 21, Bangor_MerUng_6.1, whole genome shotgun sequence DNA region includes the following protein-coding sequences:
- the Steap2 gene encoding metalloreductase STEAP2 isoform X1, whose protein sequence is MDIPGGLRRVSTMESISMMGSSKSLETFLPNGINGIKDARKVTVGVIGSGDFAKSLTIRLIRCGYHVVIGSRNPKFASEFFPHVVDVTHHEDALTKTNIIFVAIHREHYTSLWDLRHLLVGKILIDVSNNMRVNQYPESNAEYLASLFPDSLIVKGFNVISAWALQLGPKDASRQVYICSNNIQARQQVIELARQLNFIPVDLGSLSSAKEIENLPLRLFTLWRGPVVVAISLATFFFLYSFVRDVIHPYARNQQSDFYKIPIEIVNKTLPIVAITLLSLAYLAGLLAAAYQLYYGTKYRRFPPWLDTWLQCRKQLGLLSFFFAVVHVAYSLCLPMRRSERYLFLNMAYQQVHANIENAWNEEEVWRIEMYISFGIMSLGLLSLLAVTSIPSVSNALNWREFSFIQSTLGYVALLISTFHVLIYGWKRAFAEEYYRFYTPPNFVLALVLPSIVILGKMVLLLPCISRKLKRIKKGWEKSQFLEEGLGGTVPHLSPERVTVM
- the Steap2 gene encoding metalloreductase STEAP2 isoform X2 yields the protein MESISMMGSSKSLETFLPNGINGIKDARKVTVGVIGSGDFAKSLTIRLIRCGYHVVIGSRNPKFASEFFPHVVDVTHHEDALTKTNIIFVAIHREHYTSLWDLRHLLVGKILIDVSNNMRVNQYPESNAEYLASLFPDSLIVKGFNVISAWALQLGPKDASRQVYICSNNIQARQQVIELARQLNFIPVDLGSLSSAKEIENLPLRLFTLWRGPVVVAISLATFFFLYSFVRDVIHPYARNQQSDFYKIPIEIVNKTLPIVAITLLSLAYLAGLLAAAYQLYYGTKYRRFPPWLDTWLQCRKQLGLLSFFFAVVHVAYSLCLPMRRSERYLFLNMAYQQVHANIENAWNEEEVWRIEMYISFGIMSLGLLSLLAVTSIPSVSNALNWREFSFIQSTLGYVALLISTFHVLIYGWKRAFAEEYYRFYTPPNFVLALVLPSIVILGKMVLLLPCISRKLKRIKKGWEKSQFLEEGLGGTVPHLSPERVTVM